A single window of Desulfovibrio psychrotolerans DNA harbors:
- the trhA gene encoding PAQR family membrane homeostasis protein TrhA, whose product MFRSLREPVNGLTHCIGAVLAVVGTIVLIVRVASPAMPWHIATFAVFGTGMVLLYTASTLYHWLPLSEKGIRILRRIDHSMIFVYIAATYTPICLISLGGTWGWSLFACAWAVATAGILVKIFWLGAPRWFSTGLYLGMGWMALVGIYPLVQALEIGALVWLGAGGVLYSIGAVIYALRKPNPLPRHFGFHEIFHLFVMGGSFCHYMVMYGYVSRA is encoded by the coding sequence ATGTTTCGCTCACTGCGGGAGCCCGTGAACGGGCTGACCCATTGTATCGGCGCGGTGCTTGCCGTGGTCGGCACCATAGTGCTTATCGTGCGGGTAGCCTCGCCCGCCATGCCGTGGCACATAGCCACCTTTGCCGTGTTCGGCACGGGAATGGTGCTGCTGTACACCGCGAGCACGCTCTACCATTGGCTGCCGCTGTCTGAGAAAGGCATACGCATACTGCGGCGCATCGACCACTCCATGATCTTTGTCTACATTGCGGCCACATATACCCCTATCTGTCTGATATCTTTGGGTGGCACATGGGGCTGGAGCCTGTTCGCCTGCGCATGGGCGGTGGCCACGGCGGGAATTCTGGTTAAGATTTTCTGGCTGGGCGCGCCGCGCTGGTTCTCCACCGGCCTGTATCTCGGCATGGGATGGATGGCTCTTGTGGGCATCTATCCGCTTGTGCAGGCACTGGAGATCGGTGCGCTGGTATGGCTTGGCGCAGGCGGTGTGCTGTACAGCATCGGGGCCGTCATCTATGCGCTGCGCAAACCCAATCCGCTGCCAAGGCACTTCGGCTTCCATGAAATATTCCACCTGTTCGTCATGGGCGGGAGCTTTTGCCATTATATGGTCATGTACGGCTACGTGAGCCGCGCATAG
- a CDS encoding cation:proton antiporter domain-containing protein, translated as MGIAADIVILVVAGLFGGLLSQLFRQPLILGYIFAGVLVGPYMGGFIVSDIHDIELLAEIGVALLLFALGLEFSLKDLRPVRSIALMGTPVQIVLCMALGYGVGVAFGWPPLTALWFGAFVSLSSTMVVLKTLESQGWIGTLSSRVMIGMLIVQDLAVVPMLIIMPKLGLPDAGMAELGWACVKAAAFLAGMVVLGTRIMPRLLRLIAGWNSREMFMLACCGIGLGVGYGTYLLGLSFAFGAFVAGMVLSESDYGHQALSDIIPLRDLFGLLFFASMGMLVDPGFVLDNLGIVAGLALAVFAGKGLIFGFISKFFGYGNVVPLALGLGMFQAGELSFLLARVGVESGMLPRDQYSIFLAVGILGMVATPPLSSLTAPLYALRKRFMPPQQLHVVNMPASEVKGHVVIAGGGRVGMYVAGILAQLEKPFVLIEFNSRRFERCRDAGYPAIYGDASQPTVQDAAGMHHACLLLMTVPSITDAAAAVALAHRNNPTLPVVARVVDHEQMDALAEMGVHQTIQPEFEAGLELTRQALLHLGLPVGEIQRFSDNVRSERYAAVFEKHPEYRTLMQLGGAAGGLELSWIPLAEESPLHGRNLGALMLRNHVGITVVGVMRQGALHANPGAEFALHGGDVVGVLGNAEAAAAFGKLAQITERQELPDWLAEEAGGVIGENI; from the coding sequence ATGGGGATTGCGGCAGACATAGTCATTCTTGTGGTGGCAGGCCTGTTCGGGGGATTGCTGTCACAGCTTTTCCGGCAGCCGCTCATTCTCGGCTATATTTTTGCCGGTGTGCTGGTGGGCCCTTACATGGGCGGCTTCATCGTCTCCGACATTCACGATATTGAACTGCTGGCGGAAATTGGCGTTGCCCTGCTGCTGTTTGCGCTGGGGCTGGAGTTCTCGCTCAAAGATCTGCGCCCCGTGCGGAGCATAGCCCTGATGGGCACCCCCGTGCAGATTGTGCTGTGCATGGCGCTTGGCTACGGGGTGGGCGTGGCCTTTGGCTGGCCGCCGCTCACCGCGCTCTGGTTCGGCGCATTTGTCTCCCTTTCCAGCACCATGGTGGTGCTGAAGACGCTGGAAAGCCAAGGCTGGATAGGCACGCTTTCCAGCCGTGTCATGATAGGCATGCTCATCGTGCAGGACCTTGCCGTGGTGCCCATGCTCATCATCATGCCCAAACTGGGACTGCCGGATGCGGGCATGGCCGAGCTTGGCTGGGCCTGCGTGAAGGCGGCGGCGTTTCTTGCGGGCATGGTGGTGCTGGGCACGCGTATCATGCCCCGGCTGCTGCGGCTTATCGCGGGCTGGAACTCGCGGGAAATGTTCATGCTGGCCTGCTGCGGCATAGGGCTTGGCGTGGGGTACGGCACCTATCTGCTCGGGCTGTCATTCGCTTTCGGCGCGTTTGTGGCCGGTATGGTGCTGAGTGAGTCGGACTACGGGCATCAGGCACTCAGCGACATCATTCCCCTGCGCGACCTGTTCGGGCTGCTCTTCTTCGCCTCCATGGGCATGCTGGTGGACCCCGGCTTCGTGCTCGACAATCTGGGCATCGTGGCAGGGCTGGCACTGGCTGTTTTTGCGGGCAAGGGGCTGATCTTCGGCTTTATTTCCAAATTTTTCGGATACGGCAACGTGGTGCCGCTGGCTCTGGGGCTGGGCATGTTTCAGGCGGGCGAGCTTTCCTTCCTGCTTGCCCGTGTCGGGGTGGAAAGCGGCATGCTGCCCCGTGACCAGTATTCCATATTTCTGGCGGTGGGCATTCTGGGCATGGTGGCCACTCCGCCCCTGTCATCGCTCACCGCTCCGCTGTACGCCCTGCGCAAGCGCTTCATGCCGCCTCAGCAACTGCACGTCGTGAACATGCCCGCCAGCGAGGTGAAGGGCCATGTGGTCATTGCCGGCGGGGGCAGGGTGGGTATGTACGTGGCGGGCATTCTCGCGCAACTGGAAAAACCCTTTGTGCTTATAGAATTCAACTCCCGCCGATTCGAGCGATGCCGGGACGCGGGCTACCCCGCCATATACGGCGATGCCTCGCAGCCCACGGTGCAGGATGCGGCGGGCATGCACCACGCCTGCCTGCTGCTTATGACCGTGCCCTCCATAACAGATGCCGCCGCGGCGGTGGCGCTGGCGCACAGAAACAATCCCACCCTGCCCGTAGTGGCGCGCGTGGTAGACCATGAACAGATGGACGCGCTGGCCGAGATGGGTGTGCACCAGACCATACAGCCGGAGTTTGAGGCCGGGCTGGAACTTACCCGTCAGGCGCTGCTGCATCTGGGCTTGCCCGTGGGCGAGATTCAGCGGTTTTCCGACAACGTGCGCAGCGAGCGGTATGCCGCCGTGTTCGAAAAGCACCCGGAATACCGCACCCTCATGCAACTGGGCGGTGCGGCCGGGGGGCTGGAGCTTTCGTGGATTCCGCTGGCGGAAGAAAGTCCTTTGCACGGCAGAAACCTCGGCGCGCTGATGCTCAGGAACCACGTGGGCATAACCGTTGTGGGAGTAATGCGTCAGGGCGCGCTGCATGCCAACCCCGGTGCGGAGTTTGCCCTGCACGGCGGCGATGTGGTGGGCGTGCTCGGCAATGCCGAGGCGGCTGCCGCATTCGGAAAGCTGGCGCAGATAACCGAGCGGCAGGAGCTGCCGGACTGGTTGGCAGAGGAAGCCGGAGGGGTGATCGGAGAAAATATCTAG
- a CDS encoding chemotaxis protein CheX, whose translation MSFQYNVSFINPFLSAVIDVLGTMAMVEAKPGKPYINTRRTAVGDVTGLIGVTGHAEGVISLTLDEKCILRIVSNMLGEEFSKINEEIADAVGELTNMIAGQARAHLANEGMKFQASTPSVIIGRNHTLSHINKQPILSIPFTTQEGNLVVEISLNSVDD comes from the coding sequence ATGAGCTTCCAGTACAACGTCAGTTTCATCAATCCCTTCCTGTCCGCTGTCATAGATGTGCTGGGCACCATGGCCATGGTGGAGGCCAAACCCGGCAAACCCTACATCAACACCCGCCGTACGGCAGTGGGCGATGTTACAGGGCTTATCGGGGTAACCGGGCATGCCGAGGGCGTTATCTCCCTCACACTGGACGAAAAGTGCATTCTGCGCATCGTCTCCAACATGCTGGGTGAAGAATTTTCCAAGATCAACGAAGAAATAGCCGATGCCGTGGGCGAACTCACCAACATGATCGCCGGGCAGGCACGCGCGCACCTTGCCAACGAAGGGATGAAGTTTCAGGCTTCCACCCCTTCTGTCATCATCGGCAGGAACCACACCCTGAGCCACATCAACAAGCAGCCCATTCTTTCCATTCCCTTCACCACGCAGGAAGGCAATCTGGTGGTGGAGATATCGCTCAACAGCGTGGACGACTAA
- a CDS encoding HDOD domain-containing protein, producing the protein MKPDSPAAQLALSEEYVRDFFMYADHDNPAIAEIFRLSVFRTGAALRQGWQMPTEDARLMRNTEYLRDTFTPGMVDPKTLVDSEAELVSFPDVYFRIREVLDSPTSSADDVARIVSNDVELTAKLLKLVNSPFYGLLVTVEDVAHAIALVGVTEVSNLALGISAITVFKDIPPELMDVKTFWKHSVSCGVFSKLIASRMGGLKADRFFTAGLLHDVGRLIIMKKLPYASVQTLLYARENMLPLAEAERDILGFDHAEVGGMLLAEWKFPAGLVDTVRWHHAPASAQDPLAASVVQLADNLTNAMEISCGGKYVLPGLQEGAWERLGLKSSDLVTVTALFDSHIEELFAAFL; encoded by the coding sequence ATGAAACCGGATTCTCCCGCCGCCCAACTGGCGCTCAGCGAAGAATATGTGCGCGATTTCTTCATGTATGCAGACCACGATAATCCCGCCATTGCGGAAATCTTCCGGCTCAGCGTGTTCCGCACCGGCGCGGCACTCCGGCAGGGCTGGCAGATGCCCACCGAAGACGCCCGGCTCATGCGCAACACAGAATACCTGCGCGACACCTTTACTCCCGGCATGGTGGACCCCAAAACACTGGTGGACAGCGAGGCGGAGCTGGTCTCCTTCCCCGATGTGTATTTCCGTATCCGTGAAGTGCTGGACTCTCCCACCAGTTCGGCAGACGACGTGGCCCGCATTGTAAGCAACGATGTGGAGCTTACCGCCAAACTGCTCAAACTGGTGAACAGCCCTTTTTACGGCCTTTTGGTAACCGTGGAGGATGTGGCCCACGCCATTGCCCTTGTGGGCGTGACGGAGGTTTCCAACCTTGCGCTGGGCATATCCGCCATTACGGTGTTCAAGGATATTCCCCCGGAGCTGATGGACGTAAAAACCTTTTGGAAGCATTCGGTAAGCTGCGGCGTCTTTTCCAAGCTCATTGCCTCGCGCATGGGCGGGCTGAAGGCCGACCGCTTTTTCACGGCCGGACTGCTGCACGATGTGGGCAGACTCATCATCATGAAAAAGCTGCCGTACGCCTCGGTTCAGACGCTGCTGTACGCCCGCGAGAATATGCTGCCCCTGGCAGAGGCGGAGCGCGATATCCTTGGCTTTGACCACGCGGAAGTGGGCGGCATGCTGCTGGCAGAATGGAAGTTCCCGGCAGGGCTGGTGGATACGGTGCGGTGGCACCATGCCCCGGCATCGGCGCAGGACCCGCTGGCCGCCTCCGTTGTGCAGCTTGCGGACAACCTCACCAACGCCATGGAGATTTCCTGCGGCGGCAAGTACGTGCTCCCCGGCTTACAGGAAGGCGCATGGGAACGACTTGGCCTTAAATCTTCTGATCTGGTTACCGTAACCGCACTTTTTGACAGTCATATTGAAGAACTTTTCGCTGCATTTCTATAA
- a CDS encoding CheR family methyltransferase — protein sequence MGNYDKGENRGITSGLSLRKTAKISDEEFAQLSAFIYEKTGISIPDKRKYLLENRLGSRLKELGLNSFKEYYDFLRLDRNKTLEMDKLCEKVTTNETSFYRDIRQLNIFQNDILKEFIKAQEAAGKKEIFIWSAGCSSGEEPYTLAIMISEVLGMSIIGWNIRIAANDLSPAMLAKAREGLYTEYSLRTTPKGIVAKYFDKEGEDYRIKSRVKKLINFGPINLSDAAALKRVPKSHIVFCRNVIIYFDDPMKQGVISAFYDNLVPGGYLFLGHSESIHKLSTAFKPVLKPGGMCYRKEG from the coding sequence ATGGGCAACTACGACAAGGGCGAGAACAGGGGGATTACCTCCGGACTTTCCCTGCGCAAGACTGCCAAGATCAGCGATGAGGAGTTTGCACAGCTCAGTGCCTTCATCTACGAAAAGACCGGCATAAGCATTCCGGACAAGCGCAAATATCTGCTGGAAAACCGACTCGGTTCGCGCCTGAAGGAGCTGGGACTCAACTCCTTTAAGGAGTACTACGACTTTCTCAGGCTGGACAGAAACAAGACGCTGGAAATGGACAAGCTGTGTGAGAAGGTGACTACCAACGAAACCAGCTTTTACCGCGACATCCGCCAGTTGAACATCTTTCAGAACGATATTCTCAAAGAGTTCATCAAGGCGCAGGAGGCGGCGGGCAAAAAAGAGATTTTCATCTGGTCCGCAGGCTGCTCATCGGGCGAGGAGCCATACACCCTCGCCATCATGATAAGCGAAGTGCTGGGCATGTCCATTATCGGCTGGAACATACGCATAGCCGCCAACGACCTTTCCCCCGCCATGCTCGCCAAGGCACGCGAGGGGCTGTATACGGAATACTCCCTGCGCACCACGCCCAAAGGGATTGTGGCCAAATATTTTGACAAGGAAGGCGAGGACTACCGCATAAAGTCCCGCGTGAAGAAGCTGATTAACTTCGGCCCCATAAACCTGAGCGATGCCGCCGCCCTGAAGCGGGTGCCCAAATCGCACATTGTGTTCTGCCGCAACGTGATCATCTATTTTGACGACCCCATGAAGCAGGGGGTTATTTCCGCGTTCTACGACAATCTGGTTCCGGGCGGATACCTGTTTCTCGGCCATTCGGAGAGTATCCACAAGCTTTCCACCGCCTTCAAGCCCGTGCTCAAGCCCGGCGGCATGTGCTACAGGAAGGAAGGGTGA
- a CDS encoding alpha/beta hydrolase family protein, which produces MFRANRLSPLAFLLALPVIFAVLCATVLHTHAMGSRDAKDYTAGLQILTAWEEGTGERIPVYVWYPSIRPEKLAVLDLYAISAAREGKPAEGAFPVLLMSHDAAESGLAHHTTAEFLARKGFVVIAPTHPGDNYLDTARIFIAEQITRRPDHLRKALNATLEHPELGPVADTRFMGVIGFGTGGATALMLAGAQPVTEGLRTYCTASASEEVTADPYCAPWAKTRLQSMLEVPEGRLAPPEGQEWVLPGISALAIAAPGYAMLFDAESVAPLRVPVMLMEAERNTINPPARHARHLRALLPAAPYFVFAGASAFTLHSPCPEAMRAAYPALCTDPAGTNRRSVHEAMNGLLHKFMTEEMRKDS; this is translated from the coding sequence ATGTTCCGCGCCAACCGCCTGTCCCCTCTCGCCTTTCTGCTGGCTCTGCCGGTCATCTTCGCCGTTCTGTGCGCCACAGTGCTCCACACGCACGCCATGGGCAGCCGCGATGCCAAGGACTACACGGCCGGATTGCAGATTCTGACGGCATGGGAGGAGGGAACCGGAGAGCGCATACCCGTCTATGTGTGGTACCCCTCCATCCGGCCGGAAAAACTGGCGGTGCTGGACCTGTATGCCATCTCTGCCGCGCGCGAGGGCAAACCTGCGGAAGGGGCATTCCCGGTGCTGCTCATGTCGCATGATGCCGCGGAATCGGGCCTTGCCCACCACACCACCGCGGAATTTCTGGCCCGCAAGGGCTTTGTGGTCATCGCCCCCACCCATCCGGGAGACAATTATCTGGATACGGCGCGCATCTTCATCGCAGAGCAGATAACCCGCCGCCCGGACCACCTGCGCAAGGCGCTTAACGCCACGCTGGAGCACCCTGAACTGGGCCCCGTGGCCGACACGCGCTTTATGGGCGTGATCGGATTCGGCACAGGCGGTGCCACCGCCCTTATGCTCGCCGGTGCGCAGCCGGTGACGGAAGGGCTGCGCACCTACTGCACGGCCAGTGCAAGCGAAGAAGTTACGGCAGATCCCTACTGCGCACCGTGGGCAAAGACCCGGCTGCAATCGATGCTTGAGGTACCGGAAGGTCGCCTTGCCCCGCCGGAAGGACAGGAATGGGTGCTGCCGGGCATCAGCGCGCTGGCAATAGCTGCCCCCGGATACGCCATGCTGTTCGACGCTGAATCCGTAGCTCCGCTTCGCGTGCCGGTGATGCTGATGGAGGCGGAACGCAACACCATAAATCCGCCTGCACGGCACGCACGGCATCTGCGCGCCCTGCTGCCCGCCGCTCCCTATTTTGTCTTTGCCGGAGCCAGTGCGTTCACCCTGCACTCCCCCTGCCCGGAAGCCATGCGCGCCGCCTACCCCGCCCTGTGCACGGACCCTGCGGGAACCAACCGCCGCTCCGTGCACGAAGCCATGAACGGTCTGCTGCACAAGTTCATGACCGAGGAAATGAGAAAAGACTCCTGA
- a CDS encoding branched-chain amino acid ABC transporter substrate-binding protein, with amino-acid sequence MKKLIHALVLALVLSVMMAGVSVADTIKIGVQAPLTGKYASEGQDMKNIVDILAEKLNAAGGVNGKKVQIVAEDDAFDPKTAALAAQRLTTGGVVAVIGTYGSSITEAAQGIYDEAGVIQVTTGSTMVRLTEKGMKYFFRTCPRDDAQGAAAAKIIQEFGSKRIAILHDNSSYSKGLAEETKALLDPSTIVFYDALTPGEQDYTAILTKVKGSDPDLLFFPGYYNEAGLLLRQKMEMKWDVPMLGGDATNNADLVKIAGPEAAKGFMFVGPPGVNDLDDPATKEFLATYQAKHKAMPASIWSVFAGDAFNVIVEAIKQTGSTDADKIADYFRTGLKDFPSLTGTISFDEKGDRAGKFYRLSKVNEKGEFILQ; translated from the coding sequence ATGAAAAAACTGATTCACGCACTTGTGCTGGCACTGGTGCTGTCTGTCATGATGGCAGGCGTGTCCGTGGCCGACACCATCAAGATTGGTGTTCAGGCCCCCTTGACCGGGAAGTATGCCTCCGAAGGGCAGGACATGAAGAACATTGTGGACATTCTCGCTGAAAAGCTGAACGCCGCTGGGGGCGTTAACGGCAAGAAGGTGCAGATTGTAGCCGAAGACGACGCCTTTGACCCCAAAACCGCCGCGCTGGCCGCGCAGCGTCTGACCACCGGCGGCGTGGTTGCCGTTATCGGCACCTATGGCTCCTCCATCACCGAAGCGGCGCAGGGCATTTATGACGAAGCCGGCGTCATTCAGGTGACCACCGGTTCCACCATGGTGCGCCTTACCGAAAAGGGCATGAAGTATTTCTTCCGCACCTGCCCGCGTGACGACGCACAGGGTGCCGCAGCCGCCAAAATCATTCAGGAGTTCGGCAGCAAGCGCATCGCCATCCTGCACGACAACAGCTCCTACTCCAAGGGGCTTGCCGAAGAAACCAAGGCGCTGCTCGATCCTTCCACCATCGTCTTTTATGATGCGCTGACCCCCGGCGAGCAGGACTACACCGCCATTCTGACCAAGGTGAAGGGCTCCGACCCCGACCTGCTCTTCTTCCCCGGCTACTACAACGAAGCCGGCCTGCTGCTCCGCCAGAAGATGGAAATGAAGTGGGACGTGCCCATGCTGGGCGGCGACGCCACCAATAACGCCGACCTGGTGAAGATCGCCGGTCCGGAAGCCGCCAAGGGCTTCATGTTCGTGGGCCCTCCCGGCGTGAACGATCTTGACGATCCTGCCACCAAGGAATTCCTCGCCACCTATCAGGCCAAGCATAAGGCCATGCCCGCTTCCATCTGGTCCGTGTTCGCCGGTGACGCGTTCAACGTGATTGTGGAAGCCATCAAGCAGACTGGCTCCACCGATGCCGACAAGATTGCGGATTACTTCCGTACCGGCCTCAAGGACTTCCCCA